Proteins encoded by one window of Musa acuminata AAA Group cultivar baxijiao chromosome BXJ2-9, Cavendish_Baxijiao_AAA, whole genome shotgun sequence:
- the LOC103997928 gene encoding IAA-amino acid hydrolase ILR1-like 1, giving the protein MECSRLSLSLLLLLLLLVPVLASSASSFPLFPRPPRNECVGLDTGFSTGFQLETSEEESVTREIVRLANAPETVDWLRKVRRDIHEFPELAHEEFVTSERIRRELDLMGIAYKWPVAGTGVVATIGTGLPPFVALRADMDALPIQELVEWEHKSKVKGKMHACGHDAHVSMLLGAAKILQGLRHTLQGTVVLLFQPAEEKGVGASEMIREGALRGVEAILGMHVAYIFPTGVVASRPGEFLAGCGNFRAIVRRRSLGVTRQGSTDPILAASASVISLQSLVSREASPLEAQVVSVTKVDGGDSYSTVPDSVTISGTFRVFSKRSFNEITSRIEEVIRAQAAVYRCTAEIEFLESEEPPIPPTVNDKAIHEYVQQVSREVVGEKKTRVAPQVMGSEDFAFFLEEVPGTLLLIGTYNERIGSIHPPHSPYFTIDEDALPVGAAIHAAFAHFYLLKSANGAAD; this is encoded by the exons ATGGAGTGCTCccgcctctccctctccctcctcctcctcctcctcctcctcgtccccgTCCTGGCGTCGTCGGCCTCCAGCTTTCCCTTGTTCCCCCGTCCTCCCAGAAACGAGTGTGTCGGCCTTGACACAGGCTTTTCTACCGGGTTCCAGTTGGAGACGAGTGAAGAAGAATCTGTGACGAGAGAGATTGTGCGGCTAGCCAACGCTCCGGAGACAGTGGACTGGCTCAGGAAGGTGAGGAGGGACATCCACGAGTTCCCGGAGCTCGCTCATGAGGAGTTCGTGACGAGCGAAAGGATCCGGCGGGAGCTGGACCTGATGGGCATCGCCTACAAGTGGCCGGTCGCCGGCACCGGGGTCGTGGCGACGATAGGCACCGGGCTCCCACCCTTTGTGGCCCTCAGGGCGGACATGGATGCTTTGCCCATCCAG GAACTGGTCGAATGGGAGCACAAGAGCAAGGTGAAGGGGAAGATGCATGCGTGCGGACATGATGCACATGTCAGTATGCTCCTCGGGGCGGCGAAGATCCTGCAGGGTCTGAGGCACACGTTGCAG GGAACTGTGGTTCTGCTATTTCAGCCGGCAGAGGAGAAGGGTGTGGGGGCCTCGGAGATGATCCGAGAAGGCGCCCTGAGAGGTGTAGAGGCCATCCTTGGCATGCACGTCGCTTACATCTTCCCTACTGGGGTTGTGGCTTCCAGGCCAGGGGAGTTCTTAGCTGGGTGCGGAAACTTCAGAGCCATTGTGAGGAGGAGAAGCCTCGGTGTGACTCGACAAGGATCAACTGACCCCATCTTGGCAGCTTCAGCATCAGTGATCAGCTTACAGAGTCTGGTCTCGAGAGAAGCCAGTCCCTTGGAGGCTCAG GTGGTGTCAGTAACCAAGGTAGATGGAGGCGATTCATACAGCACTGTTCCCGATTCAGTCACGATTTCTGGGACATTCAGGGTCTTCAGCAAGAGAAGCTTCAACGAAATAACCAGCAGAATCGAAGAG GTCATAAGAGCACAAGCAGCAGTGTACCGGTGCACGGCGGAGATCGAGTTCCTGGAGTCGGAGGAGCCACCGATCCCGCCCACAGTGAACGACAAGGCGATCCATGAGTACGTGCAGCAAGTGTCGAGAGAAGTGGTGGGAGAGAAGAAGACACGAGTAGCTCCACAGGTCATGGGCAGCGAGGACTTCGCCTTCTTCCTGGAGGAAGTACCGGGGACGTTGCTGCTAATAGGGACGTACAATGAGAGGATTGGCTCCATTCACCCACCACACAGCCCTTACTTCACCATCGACGAGGACGCTCTGCCCGTCGGTGCAGCCATCCATGCGGCCTTCGCACACTTCTATCTTCTCAAGTCAGCCAATGGCGCTGCAGACTGA
- the LOC135623050 gene encoding gibberellin-regulated protein 11-like has protein sequence MAMRWRQLLYTVLLFCVLVDQAHLRKAVVEDEPPVSGGADGKPPVPVIDCAGLCGVRCSRHSRPNLCKRACGTCCFRCKCVPPGTSGNREMCGACYTNMTTHGNRTKCP, from the exons ATGGCTATGCGTTGGAGGCAGCTTCTCTACACCGTGCTTCTCTTCTGTGTTCTGGTTGATCAG GCTCATTTGCGCAAGGCGGTCGTTGAGGATGAACCT CCTGTTTCAGGAGGAGCGGATGGAAAGCCGCCGGTTCCCGTGATAG ATTGCGCCGGGCTGTGCGGGGTGAGATGCAGCCGGCACTCGAGGCCGAACCTGTGCAAGCGGGCGTGCGGGACGTGCTGCTTCAGGTGCAAGTGCGTGCCGCCGGGCACCTCCGGCAACCGCGAGATGTGTGGCGCCTGCTACACCAACATGACCACCCACGGCAATCGCACCAAGTGCCCCTAG